A single region of the Mechercharimyces sp. CAU 1602 genome encodes:
- a CDS encoding GNAT family N-acetyltransferase, whose translation MKRFQSYLRSFSTLLGYLVGVLMYVAYAYPNQDWFNAGLVSVSLFVAIFLPYYSRISNKIDEWLCFKTAFVTPGRVGRFAAQWVFNLVVFYVFLASGVITVANADALGGVLGISLLTTAASQGIQYVAITLANREIGNVNRNVAWGLAFNILVTAAAALGIGWMRPVFIFSGLLFGALVFGIGMLSDLRSVIPRKGGIGIFFGTFNPFHNTHLAIVKQAMEERGLEKVIIHSTVVPKLHADALAKGEIVIAERQQGMRVYGRTSKADVHVNYFPTGNRFYEFDTRKQMMEWAVAEAGLQDKIEVLAYEDTYLHHGFYGIIRKIKEHNPGKRLHGIHGSDLGGMWVRRIYDESGWIYPYAVRRVDKVSATAIRNGAEGMAPRVIEDILRSFRESAATVQVNNHTYRLSEGLLQEEEPLTPSGSIQSSSLSSEEDELIIKVVENEEEKQKAFMIRAIVYMHEQHCPYEEEFDLNDYSATQVIGLLGEEPVLTARIRYLPEVAKFERLSIRPEYRGRGYGHQLFRFLLQFSRKKGYNRFYLHAQSRLASFYEGYGFRVVGDTFAFSDHEYVEMVADVSDLTHISNDVDLTSHIGIEPMHLNRPEGRLHEPGPLEESMERMLREQGDKKKKKEKV comes from the coding sequence ATGAAGCGGTTTCAATCATATTTGCGAAGCTTTTCAACATTGCTAGGGTACTTAGTTGGGGTACTGATGTATGTAGCTTATGCTTACCCCAATCAAGATTGGTTTAATGCAGGGTTGGTATCTGTCTCCTTATTCGTAGCTATATTTCTTCCATACTATTCGCGTATCAGCAATAAGATTGATGAATGGCTTTGTTTTAAAACCGCTTTTGTTACCCCAGGGCGTGTAGGACGGTTTGCTGCACAATGGGTATTTAATCTGGTTGTTTTTTATGTGTTCTTGGCTAGCGGTGTGATTACGGTGGCAAATGCAGATGCACTGGGTGGAGTGTTGGGTATCTCGTTGTTGACAACTGCTGCCTCACAAGGGATTCAATATGTGGCGATCACCCTAGCCAACCGTGAAATAGGTAATGTGAATCGTAATGTGGCATGGGGGTTAGCGTTTAATATTTTAGTTACCGCCGCTGCGGCACTTGGGATTGGCTGGATGCGTCCTGTTTTCATTTTCTCGGGGTTGCTGTTTGGTGCGTTAGTATTTGGTATCGGAATGTTATCTGATCTGCGTTCGGTAATTCCGCGCAAAGGCGGGATCGGAATCTTCTTCGGTACTTTCAATCCTTTTCATAACACTCATCTGGCAATTGTAAAGCAAGCGATGGAAGAACGAGGATTGGAGAAGGTGATCATTCACTCTACCGTGGTTCCTAAATTGCATGCAGATGCATTAGCCAAAGGAGAAATTGTGATAGCTGAACGGCAGCAAGGTATGCGGGTTTATGGTCGTACATCGAAAGCAGATGTGCATGTTAACTACTTCCCCACAGGTAACCGCTTTTATGAGTTTGATACACGTAAACAAATGATGGAGTGGGCAGTTGCTGAAGCAGGCTTACAAGATAAAATTGAGGTGCTCGCTTATGAGGATACCTACTTACACCATGGATTTTACGGTATCATTCGTAAAATAAAAGAGCATAACCCTGGAAAGCGGCTCCATGGCATTCATGGGAGCGACCTCGGGGGAATGTGGGTGCGCCGCATCTATGATGAATCGGGATGGATATATCCCTATGCGGTTCGCAGAGTAGATAAGGTGTCGGCCACTGCTATTCGTAATGGAGCAGAAGGGATGGCCCCACGTGTGATTGAGGATATTTTACGCTCGTTCCGAGAATCAGCCGCTACCGTTCAGGTGAACAATCACACTTATCGGTTAAGCGAGGGATTGTTGCAGGAAGAGGAGCCTCTTACCCCATCTGGTTCGATCCAGTCTTCTTCCCTTTCCTCAGAGGAGGATGAATTAATTATTAAGGTAGTAGAAAATGAAGAAGAGAAACAAAAAGCATTTATGATCCGCGCGATTGTCTATATGCACGAGCAACATTGTCCTTATGAAGAAGAATTTGATTTAAACGATTATTCAGCGACCCAAGTGATTGGGCTCTTGGGCGAAGAACCTGTCTTGACCGCTCGTATTCGTTATTTACCTGAGGTGGCGAAATTTGAGCGCTTATCGATTCGGCCTGAGTATCGTGGTCGTGGCTATGGTCATCAACTGTTTCGCTTCTTACTGCAGTTTAGTCGCAAGAAAGGATACAATCGCTTCTATCTTCATGCCCAATCACGACTCGCTTCTTTTTACGAAGGGTATGGGTTTCGTGTTGTGGGGGATACTTTTGCTTTTTCCGATCATGAATATGTTGAGATGGTAGCCGACGTTTCGGATCTCACTCATATCAGTAATGATGTAGATCTTACTTCACACATTGGTATAGAGCCGATGCATCTAAACCGACCAGAGGGTCGTCTGCATGAACCAGGTCCCTTGGAGGAGTCGATGGAACGAATGCTCCGAGAGCAAGGAGATAAAAAGAAGAAGAAAGAAAAAGTATAG
- a CDS encoding transglycosylase domain-containing protein, translated as MNRSSFSIKQGLKQLWKHSWWMRLFLVVLLLIMLFFLLLHGATLFLSVEKLEELNARPTKIYDKNGELATTISATNVKWVGYDQFPTHLVQAAVATEDQRFFYHSGVDVIGLVRATLTNMLAGEVEQGGSTITQQLVKNVILSHERTWERKAKEALYAYKVEQEYEKEEILELYLNSVYFGEGAWGIGQAAEIYFGKEVTKLSASESALLVGLLRAPSTLSPFKNDEAAIKRRNLVLDLMEKQGFLERAEVQTSKESELILQGKKLDAYEGKYPYYVDYILQEATARYGLTENEMLAGGYSIYTELDPRMQAAVEKVYANADHFPASTSDQLLQSGSVLMDPMSGGVRALVGGRGKHVFRGFNHATQLRRQPGSTLKPLAVYTPALEQGYSLYAPLKDEPINIGGYAPNNADGQYRGEVTMKEAVVHSYNIPAVWLLDQIGLQQGMNAVERFGIPLTAEDQRLGLALGGMQEGTSPLQMAQAYATFANKGVRVEAHAILRIEDKEGHILAKWYKKSIRVTTEQVAQEMTALLQGVIQEGTGEKAAIPGYALAGKTGSTEAPRGWSGDKDHWFVGYTPTLVGAVWLGYDQTDEKHVLSSSSSETATSLFREMMSDVLEGTKAQAFDQSLVTEQEPPQEQEREKEKEKMRDELEKTKEKLKKEWEKRKGKWEKELEDLWDKWNY; from the coding sequence ATGAATAGGTCTTCATTTTCCATTAAGCAAGGGTTGAAGCAATTGTGGAAGCATTCGTGGTGGATGCGCCTCTTTCTTGTCGTGCTTCTTCTTATTATGCTATTTTTTCTTCTATTACATGGAGCAACACTATTTCTCTCTGTAGAAAAATTGGAGGAACTAAACGCTCGCCCTACCAAGATATACGATAAGAACGGAGAATTAGCAACAACCATTTCAGCTACCAATGTGAAGTGGGTGGGATACGATCAGTTTCCTACACACCTGGTACAGGCGGCTGTGGCGACGGAGGATCAGCGTTTTTTTTATCATTCTGGTGTTGATGTAATAGGTTTAGTGCGTGCAACCTTGACCAATATGCTCGCCGGTGAGGTGGAGCAGGGGGGAAGTACCATTACGCAACAATTAGTGAAAAACGTAATATTAAGTCATGAACGTACGTGGGAGCGGAAGGCGAAGGAAGCTCTATATGCATACAAAGTTGAACAGGAATATGAGAAAGAAGAGATTCTGGAGCTATATTTGAACTCCGTCTACTTTGGTGAAGGAGCGTGGGGAATTGGGCAGGCGGCTGAAATTTATTTCGGTAAAGAAGTAACGAAGTTGTCTGCTAGTGAATCTGCTCTGTTGGTGGGGCTCTTGCGTGCACCCTCCACCCTATCTCCCTTTAAAAATGATGAAGCTGCGATCAAACGGCGCAATCTTGTTCTTGATCTCATGGAAAAGCAAGGGTTTTTGGAGCGAGCAGAGGTACAAACAAGCAAAGAGAGTGAACTGATCTTACAAGGTAAAAAATTAGACGCATATGAGGGGAAGTACCCTTACTATGTCGACTATATTTTGCAGGAAGCTACAGCTCGCTATGGGTTAACGGAAAACGAAATGTTGGCTGGAGGTTATTCCATTTATACTGAACTAGACCCCCGGATGCAGGCAGCTGTAGAAAAAGTGTATGCTAATGCAGACCACTTTCCTGCGAGTACCTCTGATCAGCTTTTGCAAAGCGGCTCTGTCTTAATGGACCCTATGAGTGGTGGAGTCCGAGCTTTGGTAGGAGGAAGAGGAAAGCATGTGTTTCGTGGCTTTAACCATGCGACTCAGTTACGGCGTCAACCTGGCTCCACGCTCAAGCCACTGGCTGTATATACCCCTGCTTTGGAACAAGGGTATTCGCTTTACGCGCCCCTAAAGGATGAACCCATTAACATAGGAGGCTATGCCCCAAATAATGCAGATGGTCAGTATCGTGGTGAAGTGACAATGAAAGAAGCGGTGGTCCATTCGTACAACATACCGGCTGTGTGGCTATTGGATCAGATAGGTTTGCAACAGGGGATGAATGCAGTAGAACGCTTTGGTATTCCATTGACAGCAGAAGATCAGCGCCTCGGTCTTGCATTGGGTGGGATGCAGGAAGGAACCTCGCCCTTACAGATGGCACAAGCGTATGCGACCTTTGCTAATAAAGGAGTGCGAGTGGAAGCGCATGCGATATTGCGAATTGAGGATAAAGAAGGTCACATTTTGGCGAAATGGTATAAAAAATCGATTCGCGTAACTACAGAGCAGGTGGCTCAAGAGATGACCGCGCTATTACAAGGCGTGATTCAGGAGGGGACGGGAGAAAAAGCGGCTATACCGGGCTATGCATTGGCAGGTAAAACCGGTTCGACAGAGGCTCCGCGAGGTTGGAGTGGAGATAAGGATCATTGGTTCGTCGGTTATACCCCTACTCTTGTCGGTGCAGTATGGTTGGGCTATGATCAGACAGATGAGAAGCATGTGCTCTCCTCGTCCAGTAGTGAAACAGCAACCTCTCTTTTCCGTGAAATGATGAGCGACGTGTTAGAGGGTACAAAGGCACAAGCGTTTGATCAGTCTTTGGTAACGGAGCAAGAGCCTCCTCAAGAACAAGAGAGAGAAAAGGAAAAAGAGAAAATGCGCGATGAACTTGAAAAGACGAAAGAGAAGCTTAAAAAAGAGTGGGAAAAGCGGAAAGGCAAGTGGGAAAAAGAGCTAGAGGATTTATGGGATAAATGGAATTATTGA
- a CDS encoding M20/M25/M40 family metallo-hydrolase yields MKKRSLVRPLQWVCIMALVALGLIQPSASAQEATHTLPRVAGMEERWIEVLRELVETNSGSANPDGLEKNREILIDAFASIGFQATEHDAGNGHKVLSFEKEGAEPELALVGHLDTVFEEESSFQELRIEGDRLIGPGVIDMKGGLVMMLDLAERLNQTDSELASKVRIVINDDEETGSVYSKSILKELTKDLSYALVLEPGLPDGSVVTAHMGVRWLQIDVKGKAAHAGMEPQQGIDACTEAAYKMTKMVKMTNYDGGPYVNPGVVEGGTKPNVICEEASVKIDVRYVEEKDLKRVMKKLGKITDRSYVYNPVLEEGTTSTLKQLAALPAMPPASTDELFAIAQAAGEELGQTVTGQAVGYGSDANHLAETEVNLLVGLGPYGGAMHTDEEYMLISSYVSRLQLNEAIIRKALTD; encoded by the coding sequence GTGAAGAAACGATCGTTGGTCCGTCCGTTACAGTGGGTATGTATCATGGCACTTGTTGCATTAGGGTTGATACAGCCATCCGCTTCCGCGCAGGAAGCAACACATACATTACCTCGAGTAGCAGGAATGGAAGAGCGTTGGATAGAGGTTTTACGGGAGTTAGTAGAAACCAATTCGGGCTCTGCCAATCCGGATGGACTGGAGAAAAATAGAGAAATTTTAATCGATGCGTTTGCTTCCATCGGTTTTCAAGCAACAGAGCATGATGCTGGTAATGGACACAAAGTTTTATCGTTTGAAAAAGAAGGGGCAGAACCAGAGTTGGCTCTAGTAGGTCACCTCGATACAGTGTTTGAAGAGGAAAGTTCGTTCCAAGAATTGCGCATCGAAGGAGATCGTCTCATCGGTCCAGGTGTAATAGATATGAAGGGTGGTTTGGTCATGATGCTCGACCTCGCCGAGCGTCTTAACCAAACTGATTCCGAATTAGCAAGTAAAGTACGAATTGTTATCAATGATGATGAAGAGACTGGATCGGTTTACTCTAAGTCCATTTTGAAAGAATTGACGAAAGATTTATCATATGCACTCGTGTTGGAACCAGGTCTACCAGATGGTTCCGTTGTAACTGCTCATATGGGAGTGCGGTGGCTACAGATCGATGTGAAGGGAAAAGCAGCTCATGCCGGAATGGAGCCACAGCAAGGAATAGATGCATGTACAGAAGCAGCATATAAAATGACCAAAATGGTGAAAATGACCAACTATGACGGTGGTCCCTATGTTAATCCGGGGGTAGTAGAAGGTGGTACGAAACCAAATGTTATTTGTGAGGAAGCTTCAGTCAAAATTGATGTACGCTATGTAGAAGAGAAGGATCTGAAGCGTGTTATGAAGAAATTAGGGAAAATAACTGATCGTAGTTATGTATATAATCCTGTGCTAGAAGAGGGAACCACCTCAACTTTGAAACAGCTCGCCGCGCTACCAGCCATGCCCCCTGCTTCCACCGATGAACTATTTGCGATTGCCCAAGCGGCAGGGGAAGAACTGGGGCAGACGGTAACGGGTCAAGCAGTGGGATACGGCAGTGATGCAAACCACCTGGCAGAGACAGAGGTTAATCTACTAGTTGGATTAGGTCCATACGGTGGGGCGATGCATACAGATGAAGAATATATGTTGATCAGTTCGTATGTATCGCGCTTACAATTAAATGAAGCAATTATTCGTAAAGCGTTAACCGATTGA
- a CDS encoding cysteine hydrolase, with amino-acid sequence MEKKKALIMIDVQKEYITDGRPFCIETIGPSLEKAKEALEHARDEGWTILHVRHLQEGSIFHPDSEYSQFVSGFEPLPDEHSFIKGDFSCFSSNEFKEFMESLKGHDIYIAGYGSTMCCLATIIDGYHRGFTFTFIHDASSSKRSDQFDEVTRHQHVIDHLSTFAQMVTTAEVKK; translated from the coding sequence ATGGAAAAGAAAAAGGCTCTCATTATGATTGATGTGCAAAAAGAATATATTACAGACGGTCGCCCTTTCTGTATTGAAACGATTGGACCTTCTTTAGAAAAAGCGAAAGAAGCGTTAGAGCATGCACGTGACGAAGGCTGGACCATCTTGCATGTGCGCCATCTCCAAGAAGGATCTATTTTTCATCCTGATTCTGAATATAGTCAGTTCGTATCTGGCTTTGAACCTCTTCCAGATGAACACTCTTTTATTAAAGGCGACTTTTCTTGCTTCTCAAGTAATGAGTTTAAGGAATTTATGGAGTCACTTAAAGGGCACGATATCTATATCGCTGGATATGGCTCGACGATGTGTTGTTTAGCTACGATAATTGACGGTTATCATCGTGGTTTCACCTTCACTTTTATCCATGATGCTTCTTCATCTAAGCGCTCTGATCAATTTGATGAAGTAACCCGCCATCAACATGTTATTGACCACTTGAGCACATTCGCACAAATGGTAACGACGGCGGAAGTAAAGAAATAA